The following proteins are co-located in the Anoplopoma fimbria isolate UVic2021 breed Golden Eagle Sablefish chromosome 18, Afim_UVic_2022, whole genome shotgun sequence genome:
- the LOC129107384 gene encoding prospero homeobox protein 1-like, producing the protein MNPSVWSKGMYSSSSIYLDGYPAENVSSFQMDPVLLNTEVSGVSVSLHKDCEDIKMPPESAYYSSDEVSLICSNQLELNPSRDNTTGHLPTRKHSSPASSSCGHHEWNLNTGHQAKRARVENIIKGMISSPGMQCTDGMTNQHEESDGMQENERIQDRELVDRSGSDSRTMRKQLESQHQHLRQLRTRLNHVSGGTDSSPETSPRDAFTDSYGEFQSSSSRKHQGWKKVKLMNYFQSKPERIKLIADVLKYELSRAVNRSVDSIFKSVPLLQTSPHDEENVETDASLQSSVGKDDKVRLSCCGDPEMPEVPDVQTEALSLVVQKPRLERADKFTLESRSRAPHRPKPPVPFVHHSALHEDQPSDEDRNAEHALWCLRNECSEVGRAKFETYDTHWNSVKVRSKVNSRCVRSPQTRTVSVGPLLLESLSLPHVKVESDCLRKNNLYMLNEGLTTNHLKKAKHMFFYTRYPSSLVLKMCFYDVQFTRCITSQLIKWFSNFREFYYIQMEKFARHALIGVADVRSLTVGRESELFRALNMHYNKTSDFQVPERFLEVAEITLREFYIAISMGKDRDPSWKKAIYKVICKLDGDIPAEFKSNHSG; encoded by the exons ATGAATCCAAGTGTTTGGAGCAAAGGTATGTATTCTTCCAGCAGCATTTATCTTGACGGCTACCCTGCAGAGAACGTCTCTTCTTTTCAAATGGACCCGGTGCTGTTAAATACAGAAGTTTCAGGTGTTTCTGTGTCCTTACACAAAGACTGTGAGGACATAAAAATGCCACCGGAGAGTGCTTATTACAGCAGCGACGAAGTAAGTTTGATCTGTTCAAACCAGCTGGAGCTCAATCCATCAAGAGACAACACTACTGGACATTTACCCACGAGAAAGCACTCATCTCCTGCATCCAGTTCCTGTGGTCACCATGAGTGGAACTTAAACACTGGCCATCAAGCAAAGCGTGCCAGAGTAGAAAACATCATCAAAGGCATGATCAGCTCTCCCGGTATGCAATGCACAGATGGGATGACAAACCAGCACGAGGAGTCAGATGGCATGCAGGAAAACGAAAGGATTCAAGATCGGGAGCTCGTGGACAGGAGCGGATCTGACAGCCGGACGATGAGAAAGCAGCTCGAGAGTCAGCATCAGCACCTCAGACAGCTCAGAACAAGGTTAAACCATGTTAGTGGAGGAACCGACAGTTCTCCTGAAACATCTCCGAGGGACGCATTCACAGATTCATACGGTGAGTTCCAGAGCAGCTCGAGTAGAAAACATCAAGGATGGAAGAAGGTGAAGCTGATGAACTACTTCCAGTCGAAGCCAGAGAGGATAAAGCTGATTGCAGATGTTTTAAAGTACGAACTGAGCAGAGCTGTCAATAGGAGCGTTGACTCTATTTTTAAAAGCGTGCCACTTCTGCAGACATCTCCACATGACGAGGAAAACGTAGAGACCGACGCGTCTCTTCAGTCATCAGTTGGCAAAGATGACAAAGTAAGACTTTCCTGTTGTGGGGATCCAGAGATGCCAGAAGTCCCAGATGTTCAAACAGAAGCTCTGTCTCTGGTTGTACAAAAACCCCGACTTGAAAGAGCTGACAAGTTTACCCTCGAGTCCAGATCAAGAGCTCCCCATCGCCCCAAACCTCCAGTCCCCTTTGTCCACCACTCGGCTCTGCACGAAGATCAGCCGTCAGATGAGGATCGCAACGCCGAACATGCCCTCTGGTGTCTGCGAAATGAATGCTCCGAAGTCGGTCGAGCAAAGTTTGAGACGTACGACACACATTGGAATTCGGTCAAAGTGAGATCGAAGGTCAACTCCAGATGTGTCAGAAGCCCACAGACTCGAACTGTGTCGGTGGGTCCTTTGCTGTTGGAAAGCCTGTCTCTGCCTCATGTGAAGGTTGAGTCTGACTGCCTGAGGAAGAATAACCTGTACATGCTGAAT GAGGGTCTGACCACAAATCATCTGAAGAAAGCGAAGCACATGTTCTTCTACACGCGCTACCCGAGCTCACTGGTACTGAAGATGTGTTTCTATGATGTGCAG TTCACGCGCTGCATCACCTCCCAGCTCATCAAGTGGTTCAGTAACTTCAGGGAGTTTTACTACATCCAGATGGAGAAGTTTGCCCGGCACGCTCTCATAGGAGTGGCCGACGTGAGGAGTCTGACTGTGGGGAGAGAATCAGAACTTTTCAGAGCTCTCAACATGCACTACAACAAAACCAGCGACTTCCAG
- the LOC129107201 gene encoding dihydrolipoyllysine-residue succinyltransferase component of 2-oxoglutarate dehydrogenase complex, mitochondrial-like: protein MLSRTRCAYRTLGRSLSAVSQANNVLVRQSVSGLPVCSQLIYKNSQPCEFGSSANVFHIRYFKTSAVHRDEVVTVKTPAFAESVSEGDVRWEKAVGDSVSEDEVVCEIETDKTSVQVPAPASGVIEELLVPDGGKVEGGTPLFKLRKGAVSAKAAPSPAAEAPAAAPPPPPPSSAATAMPPVPPVPPQAAQAKPVSAIKPTAPAPTPLTSGGRGENRVKMNRMRLRIAQRLKEAQETCAMLTTFNEVDMGNIQDMRKIHKDAFLKKHNIKLGFMSAFVKAAAHALTEQPAVNAVIDDSTKEIVYRDYVDISVAVATPKGLVVPVIRNVETMNFADIEKTINALGEKARNNELAVEDMDGGTFTISNGGVFGSMFGTPIINPPQSAILGMHGIFDRPVAINGKVEIRPMMYVALTYDHRLVDGREAVTFLRKIKAVVEDPRVLLLDM from the exons ATGTTGTCAAGAACCAGGTGTGCGTACCGGACGCTCGGTCGTTCTCTGTCTGCAGTGAGCCAG GCTAATAATGTGCTGGTCCGACAAAGTGTTTCAG GCCTCCCTGTCTGCAGCCAGCTAATTTACAAGAATTCTCAGCC ATGTGAATTTGGATCCTCAGCAAATGTCTTCCACATCAGATACTTCAAGACATCTGCTGTCCACA GGGATGAGGTTGTCACAGTCAAAACGCCTGCATTTGCAGAATCCGTTTCAGAGGGGGATGTGAGGTGGGAGAAAG CTGTGGGCGACTCAGTGTCTGAAGATGAAGTGGTGTGTGAAATTGAGACTGACAAG ACCTCGGTACAAGTCCCCGCTCCAGCATCTGGTGTAATTGAGGAACTGCTGGTGCCTGATGGAGGAAAGGTAGAAGGAGGGACGCCCCTCTTCAAACTCCGGAAAGGAG ctgtttctgcCAAAGCTGCTCCCTCACCAGCAGCAGAAGCACCGGCTgcagcaccacctcctcctcctccatcttcagcAGCCACTGCCATGCCTCCAGTGCCCCCAGTGCCACCACAGGCTGCACAAGCCAAACCTG TTTCTGCCATCAAGCCAACAGCTCCTGCACCAACCCCTCTAACatcaggagggagaggagaaaacagG GTGAAGATGAACCGTATGAGGTTGAGGATTGCCCAGAGGCTAAAGGAGGCTCAAGAAACCTGCGCCATGTTGACCACCTTCAATGAGGTGGACATGGG CAACATTCAGGACATGAGGAAAATCCATAAGGATGCTTTCCTAAAGAAGCACAACATCAAACTGGGCTTTATGTCAGCGTTTGTGAAGGCTGCTGCACACGCTCTGACTGAGCAGCCTGCTGTCAATGCCG TTATTGATGATTCAACCAAAGAGATTGTCTACAGGGATTATGTCGACATTAGCGTCGCTGTGGCAACTCCAAAG ggGCTTGTTGTGCCGGTGATCCGTAACGTTGAGACCATGAACTTCGCCGACATTGAGAAAACCATCAATGCTTTGGGAGAAAAG GCTCGCAACAATGAGCTGGCCGTTGAAGATATGGACGGAGGCACCTTCACCATCAGCAACGGTGGCGTGTTTGGCTCCATGTTTGGAACACCAATCATCAACCCCCCACAGTCTGCCATCCTGGGCATGCACGGCATCTTCGACCGACCGGTGGCCATCAATGGCAAG GTTGAGATCCGTCCCATGATGTATGTAGCGCTGACATACGACCACCGACTCGTCGACGGCAGAGAAGCGGTCACTTTCCTACGCAAGATCAAAGCGGTGGTGGAAGATCCACGAGTGCTGCTTCTGgacatgtga
- the LOC129107572 gene encoding leucine-rich repeat-containing protein 74A-like, whose amino-acid sequence MDQCEDEQEEEEEKQPSDQTVLSSGSQEQVENPTQGQEVVDADEWDTDLETDNATNQKPSWPCAEQYLQACQRTGCIPASSFLRHLGEDDLNLNHYGLGPRGAKALAIVLQYDNTITNLELEDNGLLAEGTRYLMEMLQTNITIQSLNLSNNQLHLEGAHIISRMLSGNCYIRSVKLSGNDFDDSAAKYFADALKGDNIVKELDLSHNKICEKGGQQLGHMLATNIGIEVLNLSWNHLCMGSAAALSSGLKVNSTLKQLQLSWNGFGQIEAESLGQALKQNSTLVLLDLSSNLIDNQAATLLCQGLASNDTLRVLKLSNNPMTHIGALSLLNTVTKNKNSAMEELDISTVFVCETFVELLEEEHQRRPGLDVRHNVMSFVKRNISALQIFQKFLDERNESIMDFFQALDKEGTMKVPTSDFRNAVKEANVPLDQRQLEWLIKKFDKNCTSSIIYSDFAELS is encoded by the exons ATGGATCAGTGTGAGGATgagcaagaggaagaggaggagaagcagccATCAGATCAGACAGTCCTGTCCTCAGGGAGCCAGGAGCAGGTGGAGAACCCAACCCAGGGTCAAGAGGTCGTCGATGCTGATGAGTGGGACACTGACCTGGAAACAGACA ATGCCACCAATCAGAAACCGAGTTGGCCTTGTGCAGAGCAGTACCTGCAGGCCTGTCAGCGGACGGGCTGCATCCCCGCGTCCTCCTTCCTACGTCACTTGGGTGAAGACGATCTCAACCTGAACCACTATGGGCTGGGACCTCGGGGAGCCAAAGCTCTGGCCATAGTTCTGCAA tacgacaaTACCATTACAAACCTGGAGCTGGAGGACAACGGACTTCTGGCAGAGGGGACACGCTATCTGATGGAAATGCTTCAAACAAACATCACCATCCAGAGTCTA AATCTTTCCAACAACCAGCTGCACCTTGAAGGAGCACACATCATCTCCAGAATGCTGTCAGGCAACTGCTACATCAGATCCGTCAAACTCTCAG GAAATGATTTTGATGATTCTGCTGCTAAATACTTTGCCGATGCTTTAAAG GGGGACAATATAGTGAAAGAGCTGGACCTCAGTCACAACAAGATCTGTGAGAAAGGAGGACAACAGCTGGGTCACATGTTAG CCACAAACATCGGTATTGAAGTCCTAAATTTGAGCTGGAACCATCTTTGTATGGGTAGTGCAGCGGCTTTGAGTTCTGGACTGAAG GTGAACTCCACTCTGAAGCAGCTCCAGCTGTCTTGGAACGGTTTTGGCCAAATCGAGGCGGAGTCACTGGGTCAGGcactgaaacaaaacagcacGCTGGTGCTGCTGGACCTCAGCAGTAACCTCATAGACAACCAGGCGGCAACACTCCTCTGCCAGGGCCTGGCCTCCAACGACACCCTCAGGGTCCTCAAG CTCTCCAATAACCCAATGACACATATTGGAGCTCTGTCGCTGCTCAATACagttacaaaaaacaagaattcAGCCATGGAGGAGCTGGATATTTCT acagtttttgtttgtgagaCCTTTGTGGAGCTGTTGGAAGAAGAACATCAGAGGCGTCCTGGTCTGGATGTTCGACACAACGTCATGAGCTTCGTCAAAAGGAACATATCGGCCCTCCAGATCTTTCAG AAATTCCTCGATGAGCGAAATGAGAGCATCATGGACTTCTTCCAAGCTCTGGATAAAGAAGGAACCATGAAGGTCCCCACCTCTGACTTCAGGAACGCTGTAAAG GAAGCTAACGTACCTCTGGATCAGCGGCAGCTCGAGTGGTTGATCAAGAAGTTTGACAAGAACTGCACATCCTCCATCATCTACAG TGACTTTGCTGAGCTGTCATAG
- the LOC129107310 gene encoding jun dimerization protein 2-like yields MMPGQIPDPSLAAGSLPCLGALAGISATTLTDQLKLADFRQLGTMLSPLHFLGRLGKRPLAIKTEMDEDDDRRKRRREKNKVAAARCRNKKKERTDFLQRESERLEMVNSDLKAQIEELRMERQQLMVMLNLHRPTCIVRTDSVKTPESETNPLLEQLSADAK; encoded by the exons ATGATGCCGGGACAGATACCTGACCCTTCGCTGGCGGCGGGCTCCCTGCCCTGCCTGGGCGCGCTGGCGGGCATCTCGGCCACCACGCTCACCGATCAACTCAAGCTGGCTGACTTCCGCCAGCTGGGCACCATGCTGTCCCCGCTGCATTTCCTGGGGAGGCTAGGGAAGAGGCCGCTGGCTATCAAGACAGAG ATGGACGAAGATGATGATAGGAGGAAACGGAGACGAGAGAAAAACAAGGTAGCAGCAGCACGATGCCGGAACAAAAAGAAGGAACGGACCGACTTCCTTCAAAGG GAATCAGAGCGTCTGGAGATGGTGAACTCCGACCTGAAGGCCCAGATCGAGGAGCTCCGTATGGAGAGGCAGCAGCTAATGGTGATGCTCAATCTCCACCGGCCCACCTGCATCGTGCGGACCGACAGCGTCAAGACACCCGAGAGCGAGACCAACCCCCTGTTGGAGCAGCTGTCCGCCGACGCAAAGTGA